A single region of the Arsenicicoccus dermatophilus genome encodes:
- a CDS encoding glycosyltransferase family 4 protein, with protein sequence MRRPLVRVTSRLFSPEVAAGAFRQRRLADAFAALGCEVEVLTSTPAPGSPAGDDGALRVSRWPALRDDNGVIRGYLPYLSFDLPLVVRALVRGRPDLYVVEPPPTTGAVMLAVSRLQQVPYVWYAADIWSDAAGSAGAPAPVVAGLRLVERTVLRGAAVVLSVSDAVTDRLVELGVPREQVITVGNGVDTTVFTPEGPRQESEEPYLVYTGTMSEWQGAGVFVEALAEHRRRGGRCRLVFLGQGSELPALKELAARLVPGAVDFPGVVAPEVAARYLRGATAALVSIKPGLGYDFARPTKIYAAAATGTPVIFAGATDAAGAELVRGERLGLAAEFTPTAVAVAMDSVTTSFGIPDPEHLVAWTRTHASLTARTHDAAVAVIARLRGTGGRR encoded by the coding sequence ATGCGTCGACCTCTCGTGCGAGTGACCTCCCGATTGTTCTCCCCGGAGGTCGCGGCAGGGGCCTTCCGACAGCGCCGACTCGCCGACGCCTTCGCCGCCCTGGGCTGCGAGGTGGAGGTGCTGACCTCGACCCCCGCGCCCGGCTCCCCCGCCGGCGACGACGGTGCCCTGCGGGTGTCCCGCTGGCCCGCCCTGCGCGACGACAACGGCGTGATCCGTGGCTACCTGCCCTACCTGTCCTTCGACCTGCCGCTCGTCGTGCGCGCCCTCGTGCGAGGCCGGCCGGACCTGTATGTCGTCGAGCCGCCGCCCACCACCGGGGCGGTCATGCTGGCGGTCTCCCGGCTGCAGCAGGTCCCCTACGTCTGGTACGCCGCGGACATCTGGTCCGACGCGGCCGGTTCCGCAGGGGCACCCGCCCCCGTGGTCGCCGGGCTGCGCCTCGTCGAGCGAACCGTGCTGCGCGGCGCCGCCGTCGTGCTGTCCGTGTCCGACGCGGTCACCGACCGGCTCGTCGAGCTCGGGGTCCCCCGCGAGCAGGTCATCACCGTGGGCAACGGGGTAGACACCACGGTGTTCACGCCCGAGGGCCCACGGCAGGAGAGCGAGGAGCCCTACCTCGTCTACACCGGCACGATGAGCGAGTGGCAGGGCGCGGGCGTCTTCGTCGAGGCCCTCGCCGAGCACCGTCGCCGCGGCGGCCGCTGCCGGCTGGTCTTTCTCGGCCAGGGCAGCGAGCTGCCCGCCCTCAAGGAGCTGGCCGCCCGCCTGGTCCCGGGCGCCGTCGACTTCCCCGGCGTGGTCGCCCCCGAGGTCGCCGCCCGCTACCTGCGCGGCGCCACGGCAGCCCTGGTGTCCATCAAGCCCGGCCTGGGCTACGACTTCGCCCGCCCCACCAAGATCTATGCCGCCGCGGCCACCGGCACGCCCGTGATCTTCGCCGGCGCGACCGACGCCGCGGGAGCCGAGCTGGTGCGAGGCGAGCGGCTGGGGCTGGCGGCGGAGTTCACGCCGACGGCGGTCGCCGTCGCCATGGACTCGGTGACCACGTCCTTCGGCATACCGGACCCGGAGCACCTGGTGGCCTGGACCCGGACGCACGCCTCGCTGACCGCGCGGACCCACGACGCCGCGGTCGCCGTGATCGCGCGCCTGCGGGGGACCGGGGGCCGCCGATGA